A segment of the Streptomyces sp. ITFR-21 genome:
ACCCCGCACCCCGGCGGCCTGGCCACACCAGGTCGGTGTGCTCCCGTCCCGCGCTCTGTCCTTCCAACACCGCGCCGAAATCGACCGATTACGGTCCACGGTCGGCCATGGGGGGAACGCGGTGTTCGCCCATGTACTGACCGGGACGGGCGGGGTGGGCAAGACACAACTCGCCGCCGACCACGCCCGAGCCACCTGGCAAAACGGCAACCTGGACGTGCTGCTCTGGGTCACCGCGAACACTCGCTCGGCGGTGGTGGCCGGGTACGCGCAAGCAGGCGTCGAACTGTGCTCGGCCGACCCCACGGATCCCGAGCAGGCAGCGCGGACCTTTCTGGCCTGGCTGGTCCCGAAGGCAGGGGCGCGCCCCTGCCGGTGGCTGATCGCCCTGGACGACGTCGCGGACCCCGGCGACCTCAACGGCCTGTGGCCGCCCTCCAGCCCGAGCGGCCAGACCGTCGTCACCACCCGCCGCCGTGACGCAGCCCTGACCGGAGGGGGCCGCCGCCGCGTGGAAGTCGGCCTGTTCACGGAGGCCGAGGCCGTCACCTATCTCACCACGTCGCTGACCGCCCATGGCCGCCACGAGCATTCGGATCAACTCCTCGGCCTGGCCCGCGACCTCGGCCTTCTGCCCCTGGCCCTCTCCCAGGGCGCCGCCTATCTCGTCGACTCCGGTGAGGAGGTGGCCGCTTACCGGACTCTGCTGGCCGGCCGTGCGACCGCACTGACCGACACCGCCCCCGACCTGCTTCCCGACGAGCAGACCCTTCCCCTCGCCACCGCCTGGTCCCTGTCCGTCGACCGCGCTGACGCACTCCGACCCGCCGGCCTGGCCGGTCCCATGCTCCGTCTGGCCGCCGTGCTCGACCCCAACGGCATCCCCGAGGCCGTTTTGACCAGTCAGCCCGCCCTCGCCCACCTGACCCGGCACCGGGCCCACGCCCACGCCCGACACGCTCGACCTCCGGTCGGCGATCCAGGACCGGTCTCCCCCCGGGACGCGGCGCGTGCCCTGCGCGCCCTGCACCGGCTCAGCCTCGTCGATCACACGCCGGCCGTGCCCCACCGGGCGGTACGCGTCCACCAGCTCGTCCAACGAGCCACCCGCGGCACCCTCACCCCCGATCAGCACAGCCGGCTGATCCTCACCGCCGCCGAGGCACTCGCCTCCGTCTGGCCCGCCGTCGAACGCGACACCGCCCTGGCCCAGGCCCTGCGCGCCAACGCCGCCGCCCTGATGCGTGCCGCCGCGGATGACGAGATCCTGTACCGGCCCGTCCCCCACCCGATGCTGCTCCGCATGGGCATCAGCCTCGGCGAGAGCGGTCAGTTCGCCGCCGCACACGACCACTTCGAGCGGATGGCCACGACCGCCCGTCGCCAATTGGGCGCGGACCACCCCGCGACCCTCACCACACGCAACCACCTTGCGCAATGGGCCGGGGTGTCGGGGGCCGTGGCCAGTGCGATCGCCGCGCTCGAGCAGCTACTGGCCGACCGTCAGCGGGTACAGGGCCCAAACCACGCCGACACCCTCACTACCCGCAGCCACCTCGCCTACTGGCGGTGGGAGGCCGGCGACGCGGCCGGCGCGGTGACGGCGATCGCCGAACTGATCGCCGACTGCGAACGGGTATTGGGCCCCGACCACCCCGACACTCTGACCGCCCGCAGCCACCTCGTGCTGTGGGGCGGGCTGATGGGGGATGCGGCTGGCGCGGCAACGGCGTTCGCCGAACTGCTCGGCGACTGCGTACGGGTACTGGGACCGGACCACCCCTATACCCTGGCCGCCCGCCAGTACCTCGCTCAGTGGCGGGGGGCGGCGGGAGATCCGGTCGGCGCGGCCGACGCGAGTGAGCAGGTCCTGGCCGACTGCGAGCGCGTACTGGGACCGGAGCACTTCTATACCCTGACCGCCCGCAGCCACCTCGCCTACTGGCAGGGAGAGGCCGGCGATGCCGACCGCTCGGCAACGGCGTTCGCCGAACTGATCGCCGACGTCGAGCGCGTACTGGGCCCGGAATACCTCTACGCCCTGGGCACCCGCGGCTATCTCGCCTACTGGCGGCGCGGAACCTCCCATATCAGCGGAGCGCTCGAACGGGTATGCGCCAATCATCAACGGGCATTGGGCCCGAGCCACCCCGACACCCTGACCGCCCGTAAGAACCGCGCCGCATTGCGCGGGCTGGTCGGCGACGCGGCCGGCGCGGCAACGGCATTCGCCGAACTGGCCGCCGACTGCGAACGGGTACTGGGCCCCGACCACCCCGACACTCTGACCGTCCGAAGCCACCTCGCCTGCCTGGCACGATCGTGAAAGCCTGTTCACCGGCGTAGTACACCGCCTCCCGCAGCCTCGGCCGGACTCGTTCCACCCGCGGGGACGTGGGCGGATGGTCGGCGCGGGAGGGCGGTCAGGCGAAGATCTTGACGACCTCACCGGGGGCGGAGCCGGTTCTGCGCCAGCTGCGCAGCAGGTGGGCGGCGGCCGCGGTGAAGTTCTCGGCTTCCCGCCCATTCTCGACGCAGTTCTCCAGATCACCGCTGCCGGCCCGCAGCACCATGTCGCCCACGGGATTGCCGTTCTCGTCGCCGACCCGAGCCTCTGCCGCCGATTCGTCGAGGAGGATGCAGGGCGGTCCCTCCTCACCGAAAATCGGTGTGGTAGACGTGGATATTCCCCGAGCTTTTGACGAGAAGCAGCCGCAATGAGTAGGGCATACGTCATTCCTCCGAGCTGGGACGTCGTCCGAAGCCGTCATGCGCGGCCACCGCCCCGACGTCATCGGCCGTGCGGATGGCGTCGTAGCCGTCCTCGGGTCACTCGGTGAAGAAGTCGACGTCACCGCGCACACGCCGCAGTTCCCCGCCGGTCTGCAGGACCCGGCCGATCTCCACCAGGCCGTTGCGACCTCCGCGCAGAGCCGACGGCAGCCCGCCGAGCGCCCGCAGCGTTTCCGCGGTGGTCCTGAGGCCGGCGACCGCGCCTTTAACGCCTTCGGCGCCGATCTTGAGGAGGCCGCCGGCTTTGTAGAGTTCGCCCAGCCGGCCGAGGGAGGTCAGGCCCTTGGTCATCGGGATGCAGTCGAGGGCGGCGAAGAGGACATCCCAGAGGGTGGCCTTACCCTGGATGTACTTCTATCACCGTGTCGGCCAGGACGATCATCGCCGCCGCGACGACGAGCCAGGCCAGCGGGCCGCCGACAATCATCACGATGATGCCGAGGACCGCCACGATCCACGTGCAGACCGTGACGATCTCGTTTCAGTGGTCGGCGACCCAGTGGACCGCCTTCTCCCACCAGTGCCGGTTCCTGATGCCGGCGTCGGACGCCTGGTGGAGCCTGGTCACCGTGCGGCGGGCCGCGTCCTCCCGCATGCCCCGGGCCTGCTCGGCCAGGCGCTTGGCCACGTCCAGCTCCGTCAGCAGCGCGGTGGTCGCGGCGGCGTGGTCCTCGCGCCACCAGCCGGGATGAAGGAACTCCACGGACACCGGCCACCCCGCGGCACGTTCGCGGCACCGGCGCGGGAACGCCGCGGCCGGCCTCCCCGGAGCGAGCCGCCGCGGGTACTGGAACAGCAGGCCGCCCAGCCAGCCGGCCCCGCGCAGCGGTTCGGGGGCGCCGCTGAAACGGTCCCACACTTCATCGAGCAGACCGGGATCGGTGCCGGCCGGGCCCGGCTGCCGGGCGAGGGCCGGGCTCAGTTCGGCCGGCAGCGCGCTCGGCGGCGTCGGATGCCCGGTCAGCAGGGAGAACGCCTTCACGTCGAAACGGAAGCCCGCGGGGGGTGCGTTCGGCCCACAGGAGGCTGTTGCGCGCGCTGGGCGGGCCGTAGTAGGTGGCGTCCGTCTCCACCACCGGGAACCGCGCGGCGTAGTACCGCAGCCGGCCCTCCGCGTCGCGGTGGCCCGCCGGGTATCAACCGCTCGACACCAGCGCCTTGTCCGTCCACGAACACGTACCAACCCGGATCTCTCCCCCTCCGCCCGCCTTCCCGGCGGCGCGGCCGACGCCCCCGCGCGGGCCCACAAGGACGAGTTCCCCGGCCTGCCACGGGATCTTCGGCTGGTGTTCCCGTGGTGGACCGGTCGTACCAGTGTGCTCAAGGGACCCTAAGACGCGACACGGCGAAGGAGCGCGGCTCCGGCGCGCACCGGAGCCGAGAACCAGTCGAGGACGTACTCCGCCGTTCGGTCGCAAGGACATCGATGGGTGATACGCCGGAGATACGCGGCGCCGAGGCACTCCGGGCGGCGTCCCGCGAGGCGCTCCGACACCGGTGGCCCGGCACCGCCGGTTCCGCGGCGCTGAGCGTCGCCAGCGGGTGGGCGGGGGCGCTGCCGGTGTTCCACCCGCTGGCGCGCCGGTTCCGGCCGCGGTCGGCGGCGACCCTCGCGGCGGCGGCGGTCGGCTACGCCGGCCTGATCGTCCTGGTGACCTCCTGGTGGCAGCTCGGGCGGCTGGCCGCCTCGGATTCGGCCGTCAGCCCACGCGACATGGTGGTCACCCTGTGGTGGTGGGCGGCGCCCCTGGCGCTCGGCACGCCCATGTTCAGCCGGGACCGTCTACGGCTACGTCGCCCAGGGCGCGATGGCCGCCCGCGGCTGGGACGTCTACGCCGACGGGCCCTCGCGGCTGCCCGGACCGCTCACGGCGGGGGTGGACCGGCTGTGGCGGGACACCCCGGCGCCGTACGGCCCGGTGTTCGTGTGGCTGGCCGCGCACGTGGTCCGGGTGACCGGGGAGCACGTGCTCCCCGGGGTGATGGGCATGCGGATGCTGGCGGTCGGCGGCTTCGCCCTGGTGGCGTGGGCGGTACGGCGGCTGGCGGTGATGGCCGAGGTGTGCAAGAGCAACGCCCTGTGGCTGGCCGTGCTCAACCCGCTGACGCCGGTGCACCTGGTGGGCGGCGCGCACAACGACGCGGTGATGCTCGGGCTGATGGCGTCCGGCCTGGTGATCGCGCGCCGGGGGTGGCTGGCCCTGTGGGGCCGTCGTGATCACGCTGGCCCTGCTCGTCAAAGTGCCGGCCGGCCGCGCGCTGCTCTTCCTGATCTTCGAGCGGAACGCCGGCCGCACCGTGCTGCTCCGCCGGGCGGCCGTCGGCGGTACGCAACTCCACGGTGTGACGCGCCCACGTCATGGGCGCTCACCGGGACCTAACGGATTGCGCCCCGACGGCGACCCGTCCGGGCGCTGCCGGTTCTTCTTCCGGCTCGTCCGGCTCTTCTCACCCGGTGCTGTGCCCACGGCCCCCCCGATCGGCAGTGAGACCGGGCCCCGGACGGCCATGGAGCAGGGATCATACCCGGCATTCCGCCGCTCTACCCCGATCCGCCCGTTCTTCGGTGCCACACCGGCGTTCGTCGGCGCCGTAGCCGGCCCGGCCCGTCCGCGTGGACGTCCGACCGCACGACACGGGTGAACTCCTGCTCCACCGCCCGCGCCTCGTCGTCGCGCCGGACCACCTCGGGCCACAGCGGATCGGTCGGCGCGGGCCGCGGACCGCGGCCCAGAGCGGCCTGCTCCTGCCAGGCGGAGAAGGCGGCGGCCCAGGTCTGCATGGCCCGCGCGGTCTTCACGTGGGCGGCGATCAGTTCCGCCGGCCCGTAGATCTCCAGCTGGGCCAGCACCACGTCCGCCTCCACCTCGCGGCTGCGCCGCTCGCGCGCCTCGGGGAGCCGGCCGGTGACCAGGGCCTCCGCGCGGAAGCACTGGCCGCGCTTGACCGAGGTGAGGGCCTCCTCATAGACCGCCGCGCGGCGCTCCCACAGCCGGCTTTCCCGCTCCCGTGCCCAGGTGGCGCGCTGCACAAGCCAGGCGCTGGCCAGGGAGGCGGTGGTACCGACCGCGGTGCCGATGATCGTGGCTGCGACGGTGGTCAGGTGTACGCCCTCATCATGGCGAACGGGTCGCCGCCGGGCACAGCCCCCGGCCGACGGGCACCTTCTCCGGGTTCTGCGGGCGGCGCGCGGGGGACCCGTGTACGCCGCCGAGGTGCCGCTGAAGTGCCGCCGGGGCCCCGATTAGTATGAATGGGTGGCGTTGATGTGTATATCGGCGAACTCGGGGTGCGGCTCCGTGAAATCTGTGCTCGCTTCCGCATGATCGGACTTGTCGGTTCACCGCATCATGGGAAAGCGAGAGGTCGTCAGGTCATGAACGCTGCTGTAGAGGCCAGGACGTTCTGGAGCGCGCTGCTCGGCGTGCTCCTCAAGTGCATCGCCGCGCTGGGGTTCACCACTCCGGCCGCCCGCAGGACCGCGCGGGGGCCCGTCGCCCTCCCGGCCGCCACCACCGCGACGGACGTGCGGCTGCCGAGGATTCCGGCGCCGCGCGGATGCGAGCCGGTCCGCCGGAGGAGGGAGCGCACGCTCCCGCCCACCATGAAGCAGCGGATCCGCGCCGAGGCCCACGGCTCGTCACCGAGCGCCCGCAGCGTGCGGCACGGGGACCCGGCGGAGCAGACCGGCACGGCGCTCGCGCTGGCCGACGCCGCCGCGCACCCGGGCGCCGCGTCGAGTGGGGGCCGGGCCGCCGCGGTGGGCGCCGGGCCGGGCGACAAGCGCCCCTTCGTGTCGATCCCGCGGCCGAACACCCCCCGGCCGGACGGGTTCGACGCCGGCACGGCCGCCGGTCCTGCTCGCGGCGCCGGGAACCGGGTCGTCGGACCGCGCACCGGCGCCGCCACCGCCCCGGCCGCTCCTTCCGCTCGGCGCCCGCGCACCGTCCCGGCCGCTCCTTCCGCTCGGCGCCCGCGCACCGCCCCGACCCCGCGCCCGCGCACCGCGTCGCCCGCGCACTCCGCCCTTGCAGGCCGCTGACCGGCGCCTCGGCATCCCCGCGGCACCCGCCCGACGGACGCACCGCCCGGACGGCCGGGATGCACCCGACGACATCCGAGGCGACTGCCGGCACCACCACAACGGACATCCGTGGCGCACCGGTCAACCG
Coding sequences within it:
- a CDS encoding tetratricopeptide repeat protein, yielding MFAHVLTGTGGVGKTQLAADHARATWQNGNLDVLLWVTANTRSAVVAGYAQAGVELCSADPTDPEQAARTFLAWLVPKAGARPCRWLIALDDVADPGDLNGLWPPSSPSGQTVVTTRRRDAALTGGGRRRVEVGLFTEAEAVTYLTTSLTAHGRHEHSDQLLGLARDLGLLPLALSQGAAYLVDSGEEVAAYRTLLAGRATALTDTAPDLLPDEQTLPLATAWSLSVDRADALRPAGLAGPMLRLAAVLDPNGIPEAVLTSQPALAHLTRHRAHAHARHARPPVGDPGPVSPRDAARALRALHRLSLVDHTPAVPHRAVRVHQLVQRATRGTLTPDQHSRLILTAAEALASVWPAVERDTALAQALRANAAALMRAAADDEILYRPVPHPMLLRMGISLGESGQFAAAHDHFERMATTARRQLGADHPATLTTRNHLAQWAGVSGAVASAIAALEQLLADRQRVQGPNHADTLTTRSHLAYWRWEAGDAAGAVTAIAELIADCERVLGPDHPDTLTARSHLVLWGGLMGDAAGAATAFAELLGDCVRVLGPDHPYTLAARQYLAQWRGAAGDPVGAADASEQVLADCERVLGPEHFYTLTARSHLAYWQGEAGDADRSATAFAELIADVERVLGPEYLYALGTRGYLAYWRRGTSHISGALERVCANHQRALGPSHPDTLTARKNRAALRGLVGDAAGAATAFAELAADCERVLGPDHPDTLTVRSHLACLARS
- a CDS encoding DUF6344 domain-containing protein is translated as MNAAVEARTFWSALLGVLLKCIAALGFTTPAARRTARGPVALPAATTATDVRLPRIPAPRGCEPVRRRRERTLPPTMKQRIRAEAHGSSPSARSVRHGDPAEQTGTALALADAAAHPGAASSGGRAAAVGAGPGDKRPFVSIPRPNTPRPDGFDAGTAAGPARGAGNRVVGPRTGAATAPAAPSARRPRTVPAAPSARRPRTAPTPRPRTASPAHSALAGR
- the mptB gene encoding polyprenol phosphomannose-dependent alpha 1,6 mannosyltransferase MptB; its protein translation is MRPSAHATWWSPCGGGRRPWRSARPCSAGTVYGYVAQGAMAARGWDVYADGPSRLPGPLTAGVDRLWRDTPAPYGPVFVWLAAHVVRVTGEHVLPGVMGMRMLAVGGFALVAWAVRRLAVMAEVCKSNALWLAVLNPLTPVHLVGGAHNDAVMLGLMASGLVIARRGWLALWGRRDHAGPARQSAGRPRAALPDLRAERRPHRAAPPGGRRRYATPRCDAPTSWALTGT